The Cytobacillus sp. NJ13 sequence CCAGGGGAATACATCTATACACTTCTTTTATCTGCACAGATTGTGAAAAAGATTTAATCACCACGGATACAAGCAATCCAAAATATAATTATTACCTAAAGAAACTGCGAAAAATAACCATGCCGGAGATATTTTCTTAAAA is a genomic window containing:
- a CDS encoding sigma factor G inhibitor Gin: MGSLLAKKHAGEECVICEQAKTRGIHLYTSFICTDCEKDLITTDTSNPKYNYYLKKLRKITMPEIFS